From the Ensifer adhaerens genome, the window GGCCGAAGGCGAGGCGGATGCGGGCGCGACGTTGCGCGATCGGTGCCGCTCGCTCATCGCCGGTGGCGCCGGTTTCCCAGCGGGCAAGCCCCGGCAGGATTGCTTGATCGAGCATCGGCGGGCGACCCTGCCGCCAATCTTCCCAGGGAAGGAAGCCGTACCAGTCGCGCCAGTGCGCGCCGGCTTCGGCGAGCCTTTCGGTGTTTTCGGCATCCGTCCTTGTCAGCGCCAGATAGCCCACCGAGACCATGTGCTTGCCTTCTTCGCCCGGAAGCCGCTGGCGGCCGCGATCGCCGAAGGTGTAGAGCTGCTCGATATAGCCGAGCTTCAGTGCCGTGCGCTTTTCGACGCGATCGCGCAGGCTCGTCTCGAACGTCCGGTGGCGCGCCGGATCGAAGGGGCCGAACGGCAGGCTGTCGCGTGTATCGCCATCGGTTTCGCTGACGGCAAGGATGCGAGGACTGCGCTGGACAACGGCGACGATCGCCGCATTGAGACCGATTTCGACGGTCGTCGGTTGCTGCGTCTCAGTCGGCAACGGCTGCTCCCTCGGCGAGGAGCGGCAGGACGAAGGGTGCGTTGCCGTCGGCATCCGCTCCGCGACCGATCGCGCGCACGGCCGCAATGAGCCGCCCTTCGCGCTGAAGGACGGCATCGCCGATTTCGACCAGCCGGGTGTTCGGGGTAGCAAATGGCGAGGCGCGCCGCAGGCGCTGCACCAGCTCTGCGTCGTCCTGATCGGGTTCTGCCGCAAGGGCCGCGATCAACGCTGCTGCCGGCGAACGCGAAACGCCCATCCAGCAATGGACGAGCAGCGGCCGTGCGCGGTCCCATTCGCGCGCGAAGGCGACGATCTGCCGGACATGGTCTTCCTGCGGTGCGATCAGGTCGCCGGTGCCGGCAAAGGTGATGTCATTCATCCCAAGCGTCAGGTGTCGCGCCTTGGTGATGACCCCGGGACGGTGAAAGTCCTGGCCCTTGGCGACGAGGCTGATCATCTCGGTGCAGCGGTGGCGGACGGCCATTTCGGCAATGCGGGCGAGCGGCGATACGACGATTTCCGGCATGTCAGATTTCCGCGCGCGCTGGCAGTCGCTCGGCTTCCAGCGCGAGGAATCGATCGGTAAACAGCCGTTGCGCCTCGACCGCCGGTACCGGATCGATCAGTAGCATTTCACGGGTGATGCCGCGCGGCTGGCCGAAGAACTTGCGTGCCTCCTCGACCGAGAATCCGGCAAGCACCGTCGCTTCGAAATAGGCGGCGACGTGATCGGCCTTCTTGATGCGATCCTTCAATTCCTTGGAGCATTGCGCCGGCAGGCCGAAACGAAGATGGATGGCGCTTTCCAGCCGCTTTTCCACCGCCTTGTAGCCGCCGCCGACCACCGCCTTGAACGGCGAGATCATGTCGCCGATTACATATTCCGGCGCGTCATGCAACAGGGCGAGCAGGCAGTCGTCGGTGCTGCATTTGTTGCTGCGGCGAAAGATGTCCTCGACCATCAGGCTGTGCTGCGCCACCGAGAAGGCGTGATCGCCGGCGGTCTGACCGTTCCAGCGCGCAACACGCGCAAGCCCATGCGCAATGTCGCCGATTTCGACATCGAGCGGCGACGGGTCGAGAAGATCCAGCCGACGGCCGGAGAGCATGCGTTGCCAGGCACGGGTCGTCGTCACGCGCTTGCCTCGTCGGCGCTGGTCGGAAAGGTGAGCCCGGTCCATGCGGGCAGGACCATGGACACCGCCACGTCACCGGCAAGCAACGGAACGCCGTTCGCCATGGCTTCGCCGGCCTTGTCGATGCGCACGATCGCGAGCGCCGACTTACCTTGAACCGTGCCCAGCGTGCCGA encodes:
- a CDS encoding NUDIX hydrolase, with amino-acid sequence MPTETQQPTTVEIGLNAAIVAVVQRSPRILAVSETDGDTRDSLPFGPFDPARHRTFETSLRDRVEKRTALKLGYIEQLYTFGDRGRQRLPGEEGKHMVSVGYLALTRTDAENTERLAEAGAHWRDWYGFLPWEDWRQGRPPMLDQAILPGLARWETGATGDERAAPIAQRRARIRLAFGLDDFPWDEERVLERYELLYEAGLVPEAVLDGHGNGHDVLTVGQAMRHDHRRIVATAIARLRGKIKYRPVVFELMPPEFTLTDLQATVEAISGRHLHKQNFRRLVEGAELVEPTGMTLSSTGGRPAALFRFRRQILDERPAPGLKVGGR
- a CDS encoding tyrosine phosphatase family protein, encoding MPEIVVSPLARIAEMAVRHRCTEMISLVAKGQDFHRPGVITKARHLTLGMNDITFAGTGDLIAPQEDHVRQIVAFAREWDRARPLLVHCWMGVSRSPAAALIAALAAEPDQDDAELVQRLRRASPFATPNTRLVEIGDAVLQREGRLIAAVRAIGRGADADGNAPFVLPLLAEGAAVAD
- a CDS encoding YfbR-like 5'-deoxynucleotidase, whose translation is MTTTRAWQRMLSGRRLDLLDPSPLDVEIGDIAHGLARVARWNGQTAGDHAFSVAQHSLMVEDIFRRSNKCSTDDCLLALLHDAPEYVIGDMISPFKAVVGGGYKAVEKRLESAIHLRFGLPAQCSKELKDRIKKADHVAAYFEATVLAGFSVEEARKFFGQPRGITREMLLIDPVPAVEAQRLFTDRFLALEAERLPARAEI